The following is a genomic window from Salmo salar chromosome ssa23, Ssal_v3.1, whole genome shotgun sequence.
gaaatagaaccatgaggaaacatgctgaagtactgaaattcccaaagAAGAACATTGTTAAGAAACATTCTCAGAAGATGTTGAAAACATTACTTTACATAGAACCATGAGGGAACCTGTAGGGAACaatatgctgaagtactgaaattctcaCGAGGGGAATGTTGTTTCATAATGTTCTCTGAACTACTTgaaaacattcccaatgtcaaaccagttggagaacattcctagaacattaccaaaattgaaatgaaaggtaaccatgtttgaacttttaggaaacgttctgttaaagtaatgaaatgcgAAGAAAATAAAGTATTTTTGAAGTTCCATAAaggtgctgagaatgttccagagcCAACCCacagggcacagacgtcaattcaatatCTATTCcaagttggttcaacgtaatttaattgaaattgtggaagcaatgttgattcaaccagtgtgaagCAGCTATCTTGCAGAATTCCCAGAAAGTTGtaggaaggttgtatgcaaaataaccataggacaaccacgctctcgCCAAGCGCTAAGAaacatggttctcagaacgttatgtgctagctgggatgtaAATTGTCCAACAAAGATTACTGGTAACTGAGAATTTTGTTATAGCCTAATAAAtaaataggcctactgcagcttcGTGTgatcatgatttggttgggggcTCAAACTGCGATATCATTCAGTCTAATTCAGGAATGAATAGCATTGTTTCAATTCATATTCATAAATTGAGAAGTTTATCAGCTTGTATTCGAACATATATTTTTTCTGTAGTCCTGTTGGTGTCCGtcccataacccttacctaaccattTAAAAAAACTTAAATGGGGTAGGAACGTCCCGAGAATTCCGTATAGCATGGACCGTCCGTCTGATGTCGCTGTAGGTTTCTTTGAAAGTTGTCGTGTTGCAAATCTCGTACAAAACCGTGAGATTTCCAATTCGCGTTCCTCTTTAATTTATCCTCCAAGATGGTAGGTAGTTACATGTATCCCCCTGCTGTAGAAATTGGTTTAAATCTATGTCCATCCCGAGTTTTGCGAGTAGAAAAAAACACATTTGTAAAAGTTGTCTTATATGTGACAGACAATGTCCCGCTCCCATGTCACTATTACTGATTATGTGGTGAAGGAAACGTAAATCGGCGAAAACTCACCGATGTTGGATACATGCCGTTCAAAACTAGCTAGTTAACCACGTTTACTGGCGAGATTACGATGGCGTAAATTAGATGCATTATGTCACGGAACTTTGTAAAATGTGCTATATTCGCCTTGTAATACTTACCTTGGCCATTGTGACCAGAGATCTGTTGTGCTAACTAGTCATTTAGCTGGTAGGGGGAGAGCAAAGATGAGGCTCGAGCGCATTATGCCTAGGTGTATATTTTTCTATTTGGTTATTGACCTGGTTGTAAAGTCTTCTGTTTGGTGGTTGACATGACATGCTTGGCTAAAAAGGTCGCCTACTGGTGGGCCAATCATGACTGTTGCTACCTAGTTTGCTAACCTCAAATGATGTCTTGCAGCCCACCAAGAAGACCAAGACCAGGAAGCTCCGAGGGCATGTAAGCCACGGACATGGTCGTATCGGTGAGTTGAGCATAGTCAGCATTGGTGATACTTGTGTGTTATGTCACATCTTGTAATAACTTACAACTGTCGTTTCTCTTCCTAGGCAAGCACAGGAAGCATCCTGGAGGTCGTGGTAATGCTGGTGGCATGCATCACCACAGAATTAACTTTGACAAATAGTGAGTAGAGCACTTTTACCTTGTCTGGTTCAGTGTGACACTATTCAGCATATCTTACAGTAAGCCTACACTGCATTGTTTGGtgggctctggataagagcgtctgctaaatgactaaaatgtaaaatgtaaaaaaatggtgGCTTCAGTAGTAAGAAAACATTATCAATGTTGTTTAAGAGGAGTGATTGTCAGAGACTCAGAGTCTCATCTTGACAAACACCATTGTCTTGGTGTGCTAGAGTTCTCTCAGAGTGAAGACTGTTCCTATTCACCGACTGGTCCTCTCATAGGCCAGTCACCCACATGGGCAGTTACAAGTGTCATACATTGTTGCCAACACATCTATATGTCCAATACATAGTAGTTTGCTCACATTACTGAAGGTTGTGGGATGAAATCATCCCTCATCACTTTCATTTTGTGCTTCTGGTAAAGTTACTATTAAATGCTTTACCTATAAGGAAATAGTCAGGTACTTATAGCTGATGGATTTGCTGTCCTACCGCTTCAGATCTCATCTGTTGATTACATTATCATCATGGCAAACTGTTATAAagtggcaatatgtaactttttggccaATCTGACCCAAATTCTGATACAAATGTGGGTTATAGATCTATCATTTGATTTGGAAGCAAGTCTAAAGTGTTAGATTTTTTTTCTatatgcgctatttctatgcttcccttaAAGTTAATTTTTTTGGTgtctgtcttttggttttgtacaacaGCTTCAATCAGATGAAAAaccatttttggttatggaaaatatatttcacagcagtttacaTGGTACAATGATTCCCAACACTAAATGGTCTTATTTTGTCACATTAGGTGCACTGTTTGTTTCAttaaccaggaaatggtggagtgaTTTGTGTTTAGTGCAACTGTAAGGGTGGATTTGGTGTGAGTACAGGTGTTAGCATACCGTAAAtaccaaagtgtgtgtgtatatacacacaaacaaaagAGAGAAATTCAAATGATACAGGAGCTTCTCATCTAAACCATATTGCAGTGTTGCACATTTAACTAATGCAATTTTTCTCAAATGTGTGGATATTTTAAGCCTTTCATTTTCAATTTGGCTAACAGTGAAAAATGCTGTTTACTGGTACTAAGGTAATTCTTGCAGGGACTTGTGGTGTGGGAGAGCTGTTGTctttacaccccccccctcccctttgagtgttatagtgtatgtggtgtagatgtctcccataCTACCGCCAAAAGAGATCTCTTAGGTTTGAATCTAGATCTGTCTCATTACGCTACACAAGTGTCTCTCCTGGACCTAGTTTGCCGTCAATGTAGTGTAGAGGCCCTAAGACTGAACGTTTTACTTTCAGCTTCATCACCAGTAACACAATGAGTTTGATATATCAcctgtctggtctcctctgtgCCTCCACAGCCACCCGGGCTACTTTGGTAAGGTGGGTATGAGACACTACCATCTCAAGAGGAACACGGTGCACTGCCCCACTGTCAACCTGGACAAGCTGTGGACGCTGGTGAGCGAGCAGACCAGGCTCAACTACGCCAAGAAGCCTGAGGGCCCCGCTCCCATCATTGATGCTGTGCGCGCTGTAAGTATCTTCCCAACAGGACAGTATGTCTGGTCCCAGATGGAAGTTGCTGATTCATACAGTTAATGGAAAACAGTTGTTGTAATGGCTTTTTCTACAGGCCTTTTCTTCAGTCCTGTTCTAACACCTCTGATTAAGGTAATCATGGGCCTGGTTAGTGGCTGACTGTTATGGTGGTGTTCAGTATGCCACACAGTGAGTGATGCAGCCAGAGACTGAGTCTCATCTTGACAAACACCATTGTCTTGGTGTGCTAGAGTTCTCTCAGAGTGAAGACTGTTCCTATTCACCGACTGGTCCTCTCATAGGTCAATCGGCCACATGGACCGTTACAAGTGTCATACATTGTTACAAACAAATTAATTGACCATATATAAAGTGAACTGAAAACTAAAATTAGTTTCTTGTTGGACATGTTCAAGTAGTCTTCAGGAGGGTTAGCCACCCCTGATAAGGAAATTCAGCAATTTCCGCTGTGCGTTCACTGTGAGTACTGAGGCTGTACCTGTTAGGTTATTTAACAGTGGTTAAGTAGGGTATTgtagctatttgatcataatgcaggcctaccagagtggcctaccataaaAAAATGGAAGTGGCTGTATCgctcagcctacagtagcagccaatgtgtggtatTCAATATAGGCCTGCATTCCATGAGACTTCTGAAAAAAAactgcagggcttgacattagcctgtttatccacttgtctttCAGACAAGGTGACTGAGAACTTATATTGTGGTGTTtcatgcaagaaaccactttacaaaataaaatgcaccattattacagagaatcagacaaattctACTACCTGCCGCCTATTAGCTACTtatcttattcaagcctgtctcaaaatgcaACTCTGCCCCTTTAAGTAGGAAAAAAAGCTATTTTACCTGACTCACTTTTCAAAgattgtaggaagcaatcactcccccattgctgactaaGAATGATATATaaataactgggctaataactcactaactagcaaaggatatgaacaaacgTGCACACGTtgctacatgcagctcttgctttgatctcaacaagcgcatctactcacaacctcatgctgtaaacagtccagttcaaagtgagtggcacagatccatatatggcaatggtctatttgcaattaggcctactgcagctctgattggttatggagcaccagtctgtgtagagtacgggcctGAGTTAtgaatgcaatagaatcctactctgatgcattctgcctacaacaaaagctACCCTTGCCACCACATAGTTAGTTTCGTTTTGGTATGTTGCATTGTATTGCTAATATTGTGTTCATttgatcacaattcccacagtaaagggaaacgttgatagtgttaaataACGGGgtaaactctagaaagttgagtgaagttcaatctcgtgcttctctgcgcAGGCTGACATTTCTTCTGCTGGGGGAGCTGGGCAGACGCgtagcttagagggaacattgcactAAAGTACTTCTATAAATGTAACTGCTACTGGGCTAACTTCAAATGAGGcttgtgggcgtcctagagcaaaacaaccgatGTGTTTTGTGAAAGTCTCACCTTTTGATGGTGTCCTGTtactgtgtagcccaaactgttcggatgctacagacagaagttagcAGATCGGCAGTACCGACTTCCGACGAGTCCCGTGACTCTggtgggggtcatagagcaaaacgagTTATCTTTCCAGAGGAGTCATATTAGTTTATAGGCCAAACTGTTCAGACGCTatagacgtttttgtgagaagaccgactATCGGATatttcctggtctgacaaacgGCGCTGTATATCTTCCACCCCAGAAGGCCGACATAAGCGGATGGATTGAGATACAGTCCATGCAAACAGACAGATTCGATGGGTATTAACAACCCGCTACCCTTACCAATACAGCTGGAGAAAAAGATCCTAGTGGAAACACCATTGCTGCTGTGATGCTTTATCAAGGGGAtagagatggtagtagtggtaattTGAGCCATGTATGTCTTCAAGATCTGCTGCCTGTTTTGGTCACTCGTTTTGCAGATTAAACTTGAGTAACTACATGGCAATGGCATGTAGGACAAAAAAAAGTGTGTAGATGTGTTGGTTAATGTTGGTTCTGTCGCTCCCCACAGGGCTACTTCAAAGTGCTGGGCAAAGGCAAGCTGCCCAAGCAGCCTGTGATCGTCAAGGCAAAGTTCTTCAGCCGACGGGCAGAGGAGAAGATCAAAGCAGTGGGAGGAGCCTGTGTGTTGATGGCATAAGCTACTGTCAATGTTTTTCAAATAAACTGTATAAATGGGATCGTCTTGTGGTCTGTTGAAGATGTAAATGTTGCCTGAAGCTTAGCTCACACATTGTTGGGTAAAATATGTCAAAGGAACAGAATGGATTGATTTGCTGCATAGAGCAATGCCTTTGTCACATTGGTCAACAACCTTGGTCCTTGTAGTTACAGGGTGTGGAGACTAGTTCCAACCAGCATGTACACATCTGATTTGGCTAATCAAGGTGTGTTTGAGACATTGCCGTTGTCCTGGACAGAATCGCTGATCTACAAGTTACCTTGAATCCACCAAATAACTGTCAGGATAATAGGATGCATGAGGTGTCAGTGTTTGGCTAGGTCAACCTGTACAGATAGTTTTGCAGGACCAGGTTTGTGACCAGGGGTGAGTCAAATACAGTTTGCGGGTCATGACCTAAATTATTTGAATCACCTGAATTTTCTGTTATAATGAAGTAGGCGTACATTCGTAGTTTGGGTATTTGATGTCTCTGTTACATTACCAAAACAACCTAAGAGTCACTaatggggaaaaaaactatttttaatcAAGACATGATTACATCCGGCagtgtaagtaaccatttcacagCACATTGATTCGGGCCATGAGCAATGCACATTTTTTAATAAATATTTTAATTAAACATTTTGACACCTATACCAGAATAAAGGATTCAATTTCGTGAGAGACGGAGCGGGATCAAATCAATCCAGATTATAAAGGCGGCGCCCTACACCGGAAACGTGACGACAGTCTTTAAAGCAAGTTTAGTGCGCGCAAAAGTAATTTAAACAGGCGTACATTTTCTGGTAAGTAGCTTTCTGTAAATACATTTCTCGTCCACACAAATTATGATTGGATGGGAATTCGTGTTCAATATATTCTCTAATTTAGGGATCTACTCGAGTGCTCACGGCCTGTTGCATTGCTGCGCGCACAAAGCAAGGCAGATTGTGACGTCAGCGTTATTCTACAATATTTTTCTTGTCATAAGAGGGTTGTTTGCGGGTGGGTTGGGTACAGCAGAGATTTGACCCGCGGTCTTGTTTCCTATAGCGAGGCACGCCTGGCAGATGGAGTTATCCCTGCTCCGCTCCGCCAGACTCGGCCTGGAAGTACTAGAGCGAGCCTCGAGACGGAGTGTAGACTGGTCTAGTGCGAATCCGTGTCCCAGTACAACACCGAAGGATGACAACGCCGGGAGTGAGGAGGTAGACCTATGTGTAACTATTAATTATATTAATTCGATATTACATTTATTATGGCCGAGTATGGCGTTAGTCATGCAAACACCTTACTATGTTTATCTTAATCGGCGTAAAGTCATaatcgaagtaagcatacgcAGATTGCACAGAAAACCAGATATTTTAATCTTTCGAAAAATTAGGACTTCTCACTTTAGTCGGCGTTCCAGACGGCGTTCCAGACGTGAATATTTGATCTGCGCATGTGCTAGCACCCTCAGCGCAAACTTCCCCTTCTGTGCGAGTGGAGTGAGTTCACTGAAAGTATGCATTTTAAAAATGGTTCTCACATGCAAACTTTATTTGTCCGAACTCGGAATCAGATGGTcttagtaaaaataacatggtcactgTGGTAGAACGTTTGTTTTGTTggcgattttctgcatttataaAAAAGTCCCATCAGTAGCCAGATTTCAGATGTCCCATGTATTGTATACAGATGTATTAGGGACATCGTTATTCATGCAAAGTATGCATGTAAAAGTTTTAAacgaactattatattaatctgactatccacaataattgTATTATTGCGCGCATGGAACCGTGCAGTCTTTATGGCAGCTATCTTGTTTTCCCTGGTTTCTTTGTACTATGTGAAGCACTGGGGCATTTTGGGAACTTATCTCATTTGTCTCGTGCAATTGCGACATCAATTTTTCGACTAATAAATTAAGGAAATGTACCcctttgattcttgaagaatataatttaaagttgcactatgcagaaattgatctgacatttcctggttgctaaaactaattgtttgcctaatttcagtttgtgtcaAAATAAACtaatatagtgtagagaatcaatgtaccatctaaacagctgtgaaatatattttccataacccaaaatattgtattttcagctgtttgaagctggtgtacaaaacattttagaatgggaagcatagaaatagagcacatagaacagatctactgctgcttagacttgctttcaagtaAAATgttagatctataactcacatttctattttGACTTTGGccgggttgcccaaaaagttacatattcccacatgagtttagttcaactgtcgtaccctatcagaacccaaaatatatattttgtttgtttaactaggcaagtcagttaacaacaaattcttatttacaatgaaggcttatgaacagtgggttaactgccttgttcaggggcagaacgacagattttgaccttgtcagctcggggattcgatctaacaaccttttggttactggcccaatgctctaaccactaggctacctgccgccccttataATATAAGTTTAACTCCAATGTTTGTTAACAAAGTAAATCTAAAACACTGTATAGACTCAACATGGTTAAACTATATATTTGGTAGCATCGGTGgtgagtccttgcatccatagcgctttgttattgtttctactgctgattgccactttGATGTCCAACTGTCCATATTCAGGTTCAGGGAGACTCAGCCCACACAAGCCTGGATGATGCTTTTGAGACCATAGCTGAATTCATGGCACAGACAACATATCAATGCAAGGTATGTGCTCCAAACCAAGTCTACTGCCCTTACTTTGTGCATGCTTTTGTCAATGCTAGATAAATATGTTTGTATTACAGAACTTTTACATGTCGGAGACAGAGCCTAGGGAAAATGAGAGAACCCATGTGTGTAGATACCATTCTCAATCTCACCAACGCCCAGGGACCTCACTGCAGACCAGGAAACATGTGAGGCAAAGTTACAGCCTTTCAGTGCAACAAACTGTCATAAAGCCATATTGTACATTTAGAATTGTAGGGCAGAGCCCATATATTCAAATGGGAAAGTCAACAAAAACATGCCATTTGAAATGGCGTTTGTCATACTCCTGTGGTTGAGATACTAAGCTATGCCTGTGTTTCTACAGGCACAGTCATCACCTGAGGATTTCCACATTGAGGTGTCTCCAGGTACCTATAAAATTACTGCAGGAACGCAGGACTCACAGCAACAGACCCGGGTAGTACGCATTAATGCAGGAGAGAGCATGAACCTCACATTTCACCTCTAACCTCTCACCAATCCCCATGACCTTTCTGCTAACAATAACAAAACTGCCCAACCTGAAAGTTTACGTACATATTTTCACGTCTTCTGTTGAAATGTCGCTTTAGAGCGACAGTGATAGTGTTATTAATTTGCTGCTAAATGAGAAGCCATATTTTGATGATGTAATCatgattttatttttatattcaaCTTTGTATGTAAAATGTCTATCCAAACGCATCACgtaaagatgtttttttttttgtcatatcAGTATAATAAAGTATATATTTTATATCAATGATCATTTAGTTTATGGCAGTTTTTCTTGTCAACTCAACTCTCAATTGAATGTTTAATACATATACTCCACAAGATTCATATCTGATAGACAAAACCTTAATGTATAAACAGTTGTGACCGCGTTGCCAGCGGTTAACTGAAGTATTGTTTTTGGATGAGGTCTGGAGTCTGTCAGGCGCAACACATCCCTGATGGTCACCCTTCTCTCACAACCAGGAAGTGGGTGAAACGCTGAGCAGTGATTGGGTGAGCCACTGATCTTAAAGTCAGGGTAGATGGCTTTCGTGGACTGGAATTTTCGGGTACTTTCCCTGACAAGTCAACAGATGTAATCATATTTCTGGTTGAACCATGCATGTTGTACTTAGTTTTATCATCAGTTTTACATTACTGCATTTTCAGCATACAgctgaaatcaaattgtatttttcacatgcttcataaacaaccagTGTAGACAAACAGTAAAATACttatgggtccttttccaacaatgcagagtaaaataaaaagtgacaagcaataaatacacagtgaataacaatgaGTCAAAAATAACATGGTGTATATCGGGTGTGGTGTTTTTTGTGTTGTATAAATAAAAGTCTAAGGcggaaaaatgtaaaaataacatggatatatatatatatatatatatatatatatatatatatatatacagggagtaccagtactgagtcgatgtgcaggggtacgaggtagctACGAGGTAGCTATTTACATACAGCACTGTGGTGTGGACGCAGAGCAAATTGTCATGGCAGCATGGCGGCGGAGGAATTCGCTGGAGCTCCCTGATGATCCGCTCATGCTGAGATGCAGGGATCCACACAGCTAGAGTCACTATGCACCTGCATCAGCCTCCCATTCCACAGCAGCACCTGGAGCCCCTTCCCACTGTCTGCTGCAGGGGCAAAGATAGAACTCAGCTTACTGTGCAACATATAGTGACACACACTGGTCTTGTTTACAGTTCCTACTTTCCTCCATCGTACCTTTGTGAGCCCACCACCAGTAACTTTGAGCATTACTGAAATAAAAAGGGTGAAACATCTGTCATAGTTCTCAGTATggctgtgacgataccagtatcactATTTTTCCCATGGCAAATTTTTTTAACACGAAGCTGACTTAACTATtcggtcctttaaaaacctgcagtgtgtaaaatattgtgtgctatagcttggaaaataaatgtgaCTGGATAACAACGTAATTATGTTCGTtcccaacattagggctgttttcctaaagaagttaattccgcttcgtgttttgtttccGTTCCATTATACTAACCGGTATTGCGATAATGGTATTGTCCCAGCCCTATTTCTCAGATCCTGAGTCATTACCCTCACAGACAATATAATAGTCTAGCTGCTGACAAGAACACATCTCCAGAGATCCAACCTCGCCTTCTTTACCTGTCAGTGAATCATCTCCAGACCCATAGATACAACCTCGCCTTCCATACCTGTCAGTGAATCATCTCCAGACCCATAGATACAACCTCGCCTTCCTTACCTGTCAGTGAATCATCTCCAGACCCACAGATACAACCTTGCCTTCCATACCTGTCAGTGAATCATCTCCAGACCCATAGATACAACCTCGCCTTCCATACCTATCAGTGAATCATCTCCAGACCCATAGATCCAACCTCGCCTTCCATACCTGTCAGTGAATCATCTCCAGACCCATAGATCCAACCTCGCCTTCCTTACCTGTCAGTGAATCTTGTGTCTCCATTCCGGAGACCACTCTCCCCAGACCACATCTCCTTAGGTCAGGTTCCCatggggacaacactacatcaccAGGGACCAGACAGTGTGCGTGGGCCTGAGTGTGATTCAGCATGTCTGGTGAACAGACTAACTGTGTCTGCTTCTGGAACATCCTCATACTGTGACTGTCTCCCCCTTCAGGTCTTCCTGTCAAACTCAACCACGTACACACTCTTCCACCCTAAACCTGGCGTTGAAGAGAAAATCAATCATATCTAGGAGCAGGCTAAAAGCAATGCGATGATAGTTACATAACACAGAGGTTACAACCTTGTTGCTTAGGCATAAGTTAAATGTGGCATTTATGTTGTATCTCTTCTGTGAAAAGGAATCCCTGAGAGATTTGATTGGCCTATGTTTGTCATTGTGGATTGTGCTATTAAAGTAAGAGATGGGCTTTAGGGAATTGCTTCATGTTAGTAGCCCACTTGGTCCTCCACTGTCTCTGCTTGGGCACTTTCATGATGTCAAATTACCTTTAATTACTTTCACAAAGTCTTCACTCATTTATATTGATATTTCATGAGCATGGTTGTCAACGTTGAGTGATACATCTTTTGTGTTCGATATGTTAGATATCATTCGAGTTGTTGCATACATTTTAGAAAATGAAGACTCGTAAAAAATGAGAAAGTGCTGCCTTTTTGCAACATAGTGATAAGAGACATCAATGTAATTTAAGACAGAATAAATATATGTAGAGGCTTATGGAAACATACTGTATAAATCTTTGGAAAATACAATACCCTATTAAAACATTTTAAGATGCATCATACATCTATTACAGACCTACCTGGCAAAGCATGGTATTCAATCAGAACAATATAATATATATCACAGCCACTTCTATATGATCCTTACTGGAATTGAACAGCTGGTCTTGGCTGCTAGCGCCACACCAACTAAgtcacatcccactgggcacacactggttgaatcaacgttgtttgcaCATCATTTCAATAAAATtaagttgaaccaacgtggaatagacgttgatttgacatctgtgcccagtgggataggacaacactgagccacacaggaccaatcAGCCTTAGTAACATATCTTACATCAATTATATATCAATCTGAGCACTATCCTGAGATGTCTCTTCTACATTACTGCAGGTCCAGTTTCTGCGACAAGATGGAAGATCTCAATTTCACACCCTGAATGATTATCATCGTCACCATCAATTTGTGAATGCGGTCCTAAGCAATGGTCCAACAGCAGCTacactatatacaaaagtatgtggacgccccttcaaattagtggattcagctatttcagccacacccgttgctgaaaggtgtataaaatcaagcacacagccatgtgtgtccataaacaaacattgtcagtacaatggccttactgaaaagctcagtgactttcaacgtggcaccatcataggataccAACTTTTCAACAAGTGAtttcgtcaaatgtctgccctgctagagctgccccggtcaactgtaagtgctgttattgtgaagtggaaacgtctaagagcaacaacggctcagccgcgaagtggtaggccacacaagctcacagaaccgcAAGTGCTGAAAtgcaagttccaaactgccattgggggcttcatgaaatgggtttccatggctgagcagctgcacacaagcctaagatccccatgtGCAATGCCTAGAGTCGgttggaatggtgtaaagctcgccgcctttGGACTCCcaacagtggaaatgcgttctctggagggatgaatcatgctttaccatctggcagtccgacagacaaatatgagttttggcgaatgccaggagaacgctacctgccccaatgcatagtgccaactgtaaagtttggtggaggaggaataatggtctggggctgtttttcatggttcgggctaggcctttagttccagtgaagggaaatcttaacactacagcatccaatgacattctagatgattctgtgcttccaactttgtggcaacagtttggtgaaggccctttcctgtttcagcatggcaatgcccccgtgcaaaaagcaaggtccatacagaaatggtttgtcgagatcggtgtggaagaacttgactggccagcacagagccctgacctcaaccccatggaacacctttgggaggaattggagtgccgactgcgagccaggcctaatcagtgcccgacctcactaattctcttgtggctgaatggaagcaagtccccgcagcaatgttccaacatctagtggaaagcctacaaataaaaatcaaatcaaattttattggtcatattcacatggtttgcagatgttaatgtgagtgtagtgaacTCCATATGTAaacaaagcaaaaaaagaaatgtcctcactgtcaactgcgtttattttcagcaaacctaacgtgtaaatatttgtatgaacataagattcaacaactgagacataaactgaacaagttccacagacatgtgactaacagaaatggaataatgtgtccctgaacaaagtgggggtcaaaatcaaaagtaacagtcagtatctggtgtggccaccagctgcattaagtactgtagtgcatctcctcctcacggactgcaccagatttgccagttcttgctgtgagatgttaccccactcttccaccaaggcacctgcaagttcccagatatTTCTggtgggaatggccctagccctcaccct
Proteins encoded in this region:
- the LOC106584614 gene encoding A-kinase-interacting protein 1 isoform X3, encoding MELSLLRSARLGLEVLERASRRSVDWSSANPCPSTTPKDDNAGSEEVDLCVQGDSAHTSLDDAFETIAEFMAQTTYQCKAQSSPEDFHIEVSPGTYKITAGTQDSQQQTRVVRINAGESMNLTFHL
- the LOC106584614 gene encoding A-kinase-interacting protein 1 isoform X4, coding for MELSLLRSARLGLEVLERASRRSVDWSSANPCPSTTPKDDNAGSEEVQGDSAHTSLDDAFETIAEFMAQTTYQCKAQSSPEDFHIEVSPGTYKITAGTQDSQQQTRVVRINAGESMNLTFHL
- the LOC106584614 gene encoding A-kinase-interacting protein 1 isoform X1 — encoded protein: MELSLLRSARLGLEVLERASRRSVDWSSANPCPSTTPKDDNAGSEEVDLCVQGDSAHTSLDDAFETIAEFMAQTTYQCKNFYMSETEPRENERTHVCRYHSQSHQRPGTSLQTRKHAQSSPEDFHIEVSPGTYKITAGTQDSQQQTRVVRINAGESMNLTFHL
- the LOC106584615 gene encoding 60S ribosomal protein L27a; protein product: MPTKKTKTRKLRGHVSHGHGRIGKHRKHPGGRGNAGGMHHHRINFDKYHPGYFGKVGMRHYHLKRNTVHCPTVNLDKLWTLVSEQTRLNYAKKPEGPAPIIDAVRAGYFKVLGKGKLPKQPVIVKAKFFSRRAEEKIKAVGGACVLMA
- the LOC106584614 gene encoding A-kinase-interacting protein 1 isoform X2, which codes for MELSLLRSARLGLEVLERASRRSVDWSSANPCPSTTPKDDNAGSEEVQGDSAHTSLDDAFETIAEFMAQTTYQCKNFYMSETEPRENERTHVCRYHSQSHQRPGTSLQTRKHAQSSPEDFHIEVSPGTYKITAGTQDSQQQTRVVRINAGESMNLTFHL